The segment CACCGACGACAGCTCGGCGGCCGCTTCGCCAGGCCAGGAATGTATTGGACGGGCCGAGCCCTGGGCCTGTTGCAGCACGCTGCGCTCCGGAACCGGCGGGCTGAGTACGAGCGGGCCGAACATTTCCCGAAGCTCGTTAATTCGGTACTCGTGCTCAATGGAACGCGGCCGGACCCGATTCACGACGACGCCGAGCGGCTGGAGTTGGCTGGCGATCTGGCGCCGCAGCTCATCGGTGGCTCGCAGGGCGCGGTCAGCCGCGGCAACCGAGAACAGCCCGGGCTCGGTGACGACGAGTACCCGGTTGCTTGCTGCCCAGGCCGTGCGGGTCAATCCGTTCAGCGACGGTGGGCAGTCGATCAGCACCAGACGGTATCCGTGGTCGACCTTTTGCAGCGCGTCCTCGAGTCGACGCAGGTACTTGTCCGAGAGCGAGGGCCGGTCGAACTCCGCGGAGCGTGGCGAGCCCGGAATAACGTCAAGGTGTCCAAGCTGGTCGCCGACCCAGCCGCTTGGGGTAATCGTCGCTTCAAGCGTCCGCGACTTGGGCGCGGCCAGAACGTCTGACAGGTCGCTGCGGGTGGAGGAAGGAATCTCCAGTCCGGTAGAGGCATCTGCCTGCGGATCCATGTCCACAACGAGGGTCGGAATCCCTCTGGCGTAGGCGGCCGAAGCCAAGCCCAATGTCACAGATGTCTTGCCGACCCCGCCCTTTAGGCTGCTAACACTTAAAACAAGCACACGGTAAACGCTATACGACGACGGCTGCCGATCTTCTAAGGGCACTCCGAGCCGAAGCAAATTCCGCGATCGATGCGGCGAAACTTGAAAGACAATCAGCTCTGGATCTCGCGCAGGGTAGACCCATCGCGGGTCTTCAGCACCTCGAGTTGGGATGTGACCCTGGACCGCATCTCGGCGACATGGGAAATCACGCCGACCGCTCGTCCGCCGGAGCGAAGGTCATCCAGGATGTCCATCACCTTTTCCAGACTTTGCTCGTCGAGCGTGCCGAAACCCTCATCGACAAAGAGCGTCTCCAGATCGATTCCGCCTGACTCAGCCTTGACCACGTCGGCGAGGCCCAGCGCGAGTGCCAGCGACGCCTGGAATGACTCGCCACCTGAGAGCGTCTTCGGGTTCCGGCTCAGTCCGGTGTAGCCGTCCAGGATCTCAAGGCCCAGCCCGGACTTCCTGCCGCGGGTGGCGAGCGAGTCACTGTAGCGCAGTTCGTAACGACCATCGCTCATCACCAGCAGACGCTGGGTCGCCGCTGCGGCAACCTCTTCCAGGCGTGCGGCCAGCACGTAGCTCGATAATGACATTCGCAGCGCATTGTCGGTGCCACCTCGGGCCAGTTCGGCCAGCCGGTGATTGAGTTCGTAGCGGTCGTGAACGGCCTGACCTCCGGCAATCGATGCTTCGAGTTGCGTAGCCTTGTCGATCAGCGCTTCCTGCGCGGTCTGCAGGACAGCAACCGCATTCCGCGCCGCAACGAGTGCTGCGCTAGCCGAACCGTGCTCGGTCACCGTTCTGGCCAGGAGGTCGGGCAACTCGTCATTGGCCGGTGCCTCTTCGGCGGCCAATGCGATCTCTGGACGCCGTCGGGAGGCTTGTAACTCAGCACGAAGCGTGAAGTCCGCATCGCGGCCCGCGAGGAGCTTCGTCGTTTCGGCTGTGCTTAGCAGCGAAGCGCGCATCTCGTCGACCGAGCCGAATCCGACTTCGGCGGCCCGCCGCGCCACATGCTGTCTTGTCTTCGTGCGCTCAGCCGCAGCGTGGGCCAATTCCCAGATGCCCGACTGCAGTTTTTGCAGGATCGTGCGTCGGAGAGTCAGGCGTCGTAGCCGGGTGATCAGGCTCTCGTCATCGCCGCGCAGTCCAGCGAGTTTGTCTGCCATCTGCTCGATGCCAGCGGCGGCGGCCACTAGGGTGGCCCCGTGTTGCATGATCAGCGCACGCCGCCTTTCGATCTCCGGCTTCAGCCGTGACCTGGACTGTTCGATCGCATCACTCTCATCGTGCAGTTCGAGGACACGCGATGTCGCTTGCTCGGCGAGCCGAAGCTCTGCCTGGGCAGCGTCCCGCTGGCCGGAGGCTTCGTCACAGCTGAGGTCGCCGGATCGTCCGCGGGCCTCGGCCGCCTTTGACTGCGCCACGCTGAGCTCGGCCTGAACCTTTCTGTGTCTGGACTGGGCTTCGGAAAAGAACTTCTCTGCCCGTTTCTCGTCCGAGCCGGTAACGGCGCCGTCCACCGGCTCAGCCTTTCGCGGATGCCGGGTGCTGCCGCAGACCGGGCAGGCACACCCGGCCTGCAATCCGGCGGCCAGCTCGCTAGCCATTTGGTCGAGTCGCGCGGCGCGCAGGTCGAGAAACGCGGTATGCGCGGCCCGTTCCTTATCCCATAGCTCATCCGTCTTTGCCTGCAATAGTGCGACATCGGCTTCGAGCGAGGCTGCCACTGCTGCGGCATCGTGTCGCTGGATGGCGGCTGCGTGCGCGGCGCGACAGGCTTCGAGGCGGGAGGCGACCGGGACGTGCTGGGTTATTTCCTCAGCCAGCTGAGACAGCGTTGTGCCCAGCGTTGTGAATTCGGTTTCCTGCTGGTCGGCGAGAGCTTCACTCTCGGCCAAGGCCCGGCGTTCGGCGGCCAGGTTCTCCCTGCGTGCCAGCAGATCACGTTCCTGCGCAACGGAGTCTTCGAGCCGGACGATCTCGGGATCGAGCCTCGCCAGTTCGGAAGTGATGTCTTCTGCTGTCGGCGACTGATCGAAGCCGGCCTCGTCCTGCATCGATCCGACAAGTTGGACAGCGTCTTCATGGCTTGTCTCGGCTCGTTCCGCGCTCTCGAGCAGCTCGCGAAGCGGCTCGGCCTGCTGATGCAGCTTCAGTTGGGCATCGCGGTCGGCGCGTGCGTCTGCCGCATCCTGAAAACGGTGCTCGCGCTCTATCAGCTCGTCCAGCTCCGCTGCCCGCTTCGACCGGGCCCGCAATGCCTCGAGTTCGTTCGAGAGTTCCTTGACCCTGGCTTCTTTTCCGGCTGCCGCTAGCTGCGCCGAGTTTAGGCGGCGGGCGAACCGGTGTTTGAGGTATTCGAGATAGTCACGCAGTTCATTCGGATCGACGGAGTCGGGACGTTCCCGGAGCACAGCGGCGTCAGATTCCGCGCCGCCAGCCTCCGCGCCGGCGGCCACTGCGCCGACAATAGCCGCGCCGCCAGCCTCCGCGCCGACAATTGCCTCCGCGCCGCTTTCACCGGCATCGCTCCTGACGCGGCCGCCCTCGGTTCCACTGTCCCCGTCCTCAGCCGTGGGGTCGGCTGCCGTGAGCACTGTCGCGGTCTGCGCGGCCTGGGCGGCCAGCTCGCGCCATTGGGCGTGCAACGAGTCGACCGCGTCCCGGGCCTCGGCATCCCGAGCGATCAGCCAGTCCTCAACGGCTTCGAATCGTTCGGTCGAAAACAGCTGCTGCAACAGTTTCGCCCGGTCTGCCGCATCGGCCCTCAGGAAGGTGGCGAATTCACCCTGGGGAAGCAGCACGACCCGGGTGAACTGTTCGACTTTCATGCCCAGCAGTTCGGTGATCTGCAGCTGGCTCTCCCGGTGATCGCGGGTTCCCTCGAGCCAGTGTCCGTCGGCAAACTCCCGGAGCAGGGTGCGAGCCTTTTCCTTAGTCTGCCCGTCACCGCGGGTCTTGGGCCGGTCCCATTCCGGCGAACGGGTCACCTCGAAGCGCCGGCCGCGGGCGCTGAAGTCGACGACTACTTCGGGTGCGACGCCCGACGAGGCATGGTCGCTGCGCAGCCGCTTCGCGTCGGCGCGGGCGCCAGGAACCTTCGCATACAGCGCGAAGCAAATGGCATCCAGAATGCTGGTCTTTCCTGCGCCGGTGGGTCCGTGCAGCAGAAAGAGCCCCTGCTCGGAAAGCCGGTCGAAGTCGATCTCGACCCGCCCGGCGAAAGGACCGAACGCCTGGATTGATACCCGATGAAGTCTCATACCTCTGCCTCTTCAAGCCGTACGGCTTCGACCGCTGCCCGTAGCTCGGACCGCTCGGCCGGTGTGACGGCAGTGGCCGAGACGTGTTCGACGAAACCCGTGCACACGTCCACGTCGTCCTTTGCCGCCCGGAGCCGACTGGAATAGCTGTGCTCCGGCTGATCCGGCCTGCCGGCGGGCGCGAACTTCAGCGCTACCGTGTGCGGGAAACGTCCGGTGAGCCGTTCCATCGCAGCCTTGGGACGGCTGGCATCCGTCAGGGTCACTGAAACAAATGCGTCTTCGGCGTGTGAATAGTCGGCGCCTTCCAGCAGGTGCTCCAGCTCGCCCTCCAGATCGACAAGCCGACGATAGACCGGGGCATCGAGCGCGGAGACGTCGCTTACTCCGGACGCATCGAGGTCGATCAGCCAGGCGCCCTTTGTGTGCGCTGCTTCGGAAAATGAATAGGGGAGCGGCGAGCCTGAATACCGGACGTTGTCGCTCAACCGCTGCCTGCCGTGTAAATGGCCGAGGGCAACGTAATCGAAGCCATCGAACACGGACCGGGACACGGATTCAACCCCTCCCACCGCGATTTTCCGTTCCGATTCGCTGGCCTCCGCGCCGGATACGAATGCGTGCGCCGCAACCACGGAGCGCAGCGGCCGGCCACCAGCCGCGGCGCTGCGCTGCTCGAGGTCTGCCCGGATCGCTGCGGTGGCCGCGGTGAGAACCGCTGTATGGCTGCGTTCGGCGGCCCCGAGTATCTCCGTGGTCAGTGCCGGCTCGAGGTAGGGGATGCCGTAAAAAAGCACCGGACCGTATTCGTCGTCCAGCACCAGCGGCACGGCGATATCCTCCAGCCGGGTCCGCAGCGACAGGCCTGAAGCTTCTACCAGCCGCCGGGCAAAGCCGAGTCTCCTGGCCGAATCGTGGTTCCCGCTGGTGACGAACACCCTGGCACCGGCAGAGATCAGCCGGTGCAGTGCGTCATCCAGCAGATCCACTGTGTCCGGCGCCGGCAGCGCACGGTCATAGACGTCACCGGCCACGACAACCACGTCGACGTCCTGTTCGGCGACGGTGGTAATCAGAAAATCGAGAAACTGACGCTGAGCCTCCGCCATCCCCACGCCGTGGAATGACCGCCCCAGGTGCCAGTCGGAAGTGTGCAGGATTCTCATACTGTCGACTCTATGACGCAGCTCTGACACTGCCCGGGACGCTCGCCGGGTGTGCCGCCCGGTAGCCCGGCCTGATTAGTGACCGGCACCGGCGTCCCGGTACGGTAACTATCAGTCATAACGTAATGATGCGAGGCACTGACTCGCTGAAGGAGCCTGCCCTCATGTTCTCCAAGGTATTAGTCGCCAATCGCGGTGAGATTGCGGTGCGTGCGTTTCGCGCCGCCTACGAGCTGGGTGCCCGCACCGTTGCGGTCTTCCCGCATGAAGACCGAAACTCCGAGCATCGCCTCAAAGCGGACGAGTCCTACCTGATCGGCGAGGAGGGCCATCCGGTCCGCGCGTACCTGAACGTTGCCGAGATAATGCGGGTCGCCAAGGAGTCCGGCGCGGACGCCATCTATCCCGGCTACGGCTTCCTCTCGGAGAATCCCGACCTGGCCCGAGCCTGCGACGACGCCGGCATCACGTTCATCGGGCCGCCAGCCGACGTGCTGGAACTTGCCGGGAACAAGGTCCAGGCACTGCAGGCCGCCAAGGCTGCCGGCATCCCGGTACTCGATTCCACCAAACCTTCGTCCGACGTCGACGAGTTGCTGGCAGGCGCGGCGGACATGGCCTACCCGCTGTTCGTGAAGGCAGTCGCCGGCGGCGGTGGCCGCGGCATGCGCCGGGTCGCCAAGGCCGAGGAACTTAAGGACGCGCTGAACGCCGCTATGCGCGAGGCGGAAGGCGCCTTTGGCGATCCGACCGTGTTCATTGAGCAGGCTGTGCAGCGTCCCCGGCATATTGAGGTACAGATCCTCGCCGACGGCAACGGCGAGGCGATCCACCTGTTCGAGCGGGACTGTTCCGTGCAGCGCCGGCATCAGAAGGTCATTGAGATCGCTCCGGCGCCCAACCTCGACGAGGATATTCGCTCCGCGCTGCATGCCGACGCCCTGAAGTTCGCCCGCGCGCTCAATTACCAGAACGCCGGCACCGTCGAGTTCCTCCTTGAAACGGCCGGCGAACGGGCCGGTCAGCACGTCTTCATCGAAATGAATCCGCGGATCCAGGTCGAGCACACGGTCACCGAAGAAATCACCGAAGTCGACCTGGTGCAGTCGCAGATGCGGATCGCCTCAGGCGACACGCTGGCCGACCTCGAGCTGAGCCAGGACACCGTCCGGGTCGTCGGCGCCGCGCTGCAGTGCCGGATCACGACGGAAGATCCGGCAAACGGCTTCCGGCCAGACACCGGAATGATCACCGCCTACCGCTCGGCAGGCGGTGCCGGAGTCCGGCTCGATGGCGGAACTGTCTACGCCGGAGCCGAGGTCAGCGCACACTTCGACTCCATGTTGGTCAAGCTCACCTGCCGCGGCCGGGATTTCGGTTTCGCCGTCAACCGGGCGAAACGCGCGCTGGCCGAATTCCGGATCCGCGGCGTCAGCTCGAACGTCACATTC is part of the Saxibacter everestensis genome and harbors:
- a CDS encoding metallophosphoesterase family protein → MRILHTSDWHLGRSFHGVGMAEAQRQFLDFLITTVAEQDVDVVVVAGDVYDRALPAPDTVDLLDDALHRLISAGARVFVTSGNHDSARRLGFARRLVEASGLSLRTRLEDIAVPLVLDDEYGPVLFYGIPYLEPALTTEILGAAERSHTAVLTAATAAIRADLEQRSAAAGGRPLRSVVAAHAFVSGAEASESERKIAVGGVESVSRSVFDGFDYVALGHLHGRQRLSDNVRYSGSPLPYSFSEAAHTKGAWLIDLDASGVSDVSALDAPVYRRLVDLEGELEHLLEGADYSHAEDAFVSVTLTDASRPKAAMERLTGRFPHTVALKFAPAGRPDQPEHSYSSRLRAAKDDVDVCTGFVEHVSATAVTPAERSELRAAVEAVRLEEAEV
- a CDS encoding ParA family protein is translated as MLVLSVSSLKGGVGKTSVTLGLASAAYARGIPTLVVDMDPQADASTGLEIPSSTRSDLSDVLAAPKSRTLEATITPSGWVGDQLGHLDVIPGSPRSAEFDRPSLSDKYLRRLEDALQKVDHGYRLVLIDCPPSLNGLTRTAWAASNRVLVVTEPGLFSVAAADRALRATDELRRQIASQLQPLGVVVNRVRPRSIEHEYRINELREMFGPLVLSPPVPERSVLQQAQGSARPIHSWPGEAAAELSSVFDQLLDRALRTGRLRHRGR
- a CDS encoding AAA family ATPase encodes the protein MRLHRVSIQAFGPFAGRVEIDFDRLSEQGLFLLHGPTGAGKTSILDAICFALYAKVPGARADAKRLRSDHASSGVAPEVVVDFSARGRRFEVTRSPEWDRPKTRGDGQTKEKARTLLREFADGHWLEGTRDHRESQLQITELLGMKVEQFTRVVLLPQGEFATFLRADAADRAKLLQQLFSTERFEAVEDWLIARDAEARDAVDSLHAQWRELAAQAAQTATVLTAADPTAEDGDSGTEGGRVRSDAGESGAEAIVGAEAGGAAIVGAVAAGAEAGGAESDAAVLRERPDSVDPNELRDYLEYLKHRFARRLNSAQLAAAGKEARVKELSNELEALRARSKRAAELDELIEREHRFQDAADARADRDAQLKLHQQAEPLRELLESAERAETSHEDAVQLVGSMQDEAGFDQSPTAEDITSELARLDPEIVRLEDSVAQERDLLARRENLAAERRALAESEALADQQETEFTTLGTTLSQLAEEITQHVPVASRLEACRAAHAAAIQRHDAAAVAASLEADVALLQAKTDELWDKERAAHTAFLDLRAARLDQMASELAAGLQAGCACPVCGSTRHPRKAEPVDGAVTGSDEKRAEKFFSEAQSRHRKVQAELSVAQSKAAEARGRSGDLSCDEASGQRDAAQAELRLAEQATSRVLELHDESDAIEQSRSRLKPEIERRRALIMQHGATLVAAAAGIEQMADKLAGLRGDDESLITRLRRLTLRRTILQKLQSGIWELAHAAAERTKTRQHVARRAAEVGFGSVDEMRASLLSTAETTKLLAGRDADFTLRAELQASRRRPEIALAAEEAPANDELPDLLARTVTEHGSASAALVAARNAVAVLQTAQEALIDKATQLEASIAGGQAVHDRYELNHRLAELARGGTDNALRMSLSSYVLAARLEEVAAAATQRLLVMSDGRYELRYSDSLATRGRKSGLGLEILDGYTGLSRNPKTLSGGESFQASLALALGLADVVKAESGGIDLETLFVDEGFGTLDEQSLEKVMDILDDLRSGGRAVGVISHVAEMRSRVTSQLEVLKTRDGSTLREIQS